One segment of Carassius auratus strain Wakin chromosome 2, ASM336829v1, whole genome shotgun sequence DNA contains the following:
- the LOC113112583 gene encoding twisted gastrulation protein homolog 1-A-like isoform X1, whose protein sequence is MILLRNAWKWHTQFPKLKSTGQGPGIVWACFFRKYLAHVCFQGLCQCRPSEGNCSCCKECMLCLSSLWEECCDCVGMCNPRNYNDSPATSKSTVEELYQPIPSLFRALTEGEAPINMMVVSFPVADELSHHENLVSFLETLDGQSHNISLPSSSSVHDDALCTVVYFDDCVSIRQCKQYCESMGGSKYRWFHNACCECIGPECLDYGSKAVKCMNCLI, encoded by the exons ATGATTCTTTTAAGGAATGCATGGAAATGGCACACACAATTCCCCAAACTAAAGAGCACTGGGCAGGGACCGGGAATTGTCTGGGCTTGTTTCTTCCGGAAGTATCTGGCCCACGTGTGTTTTCAG ggtCTGTGTCAGTGCCGGCCGTCGGAGGGAAACTGTTCGTGTTGTAAGGAGTGTATGCTGTGTTTGAGCTCTCTGTGGGAGGAGTGCTGCGACTGTGTCG GAATGTGTAACCCCAGGAATTACAACGACAGTCCTGCCACCTCCAAGAGCACCGTAGAGGAGCTGTACCAACCAATCCCATCGCTCTTTCGCGCTCTGACCGAAGGCGAAGCCCCCATTAACATGATGGTGGTGTCGTTCCCCGTGGCAGATGAACTTTCCCACCACGAGAACCTGGTGTCTTTCCTGGAGACGCTCGACGGCCAGAGCCACAACATCTCACTgcccagcagcagcagcgtcCATGATG ATGCCTTGTGTACGGTGGTCTACTTTGATGACTGCGTGTCCATCCGTCAGTGTAAGCAGTACTGTGAGTCTATGGGTGGATCAAAGTACCGCTGGTTTCATAACGCCTGCTGTGAGTGCATCGGCCCTGAATGTCTGGACTATGGCAGTAAAGCCGTCAAATGCATGAACTGCCTCATCTGA
- the LOC113112583 gene encoding twisted gastrulation protein homolog 1-A-like isoform X3, with amino-acid sequence MTSSSQLLAKHEHRELNGLCQCRPSEGNCSCCKECMLCLSSLWEECCDCVGMCNPRNYNDSPATSKSTVEELYQPIPSLFRALTEGEAPINMMVVSFPVADELSHHENLVSFLETLDGQSHNISLPSSSSVHDDALCTVVYFDDCVSIRQCKQYCESMGGSKYRWFHNACCECIGPECLDYGSKAVKCMNCLI; translated from the exons ATGACCTCTTCCTCGCAACTGCTGGCAAAACACGAACACAGAGagctgaat ggtCTGTGTCAGTGCCGGCCGTCGGAGGGAAACTGTTCGTGTTGTAAGGAGTGTATGCTGTGTTTGAGCTCTCTGTGGGAGGAGTGCTGCGACTGTGTCG GAATGTGTAACCCCAGGAATTACAACGACAGTCCTGCCACCTCCAAGAGCACCGTAGAGGAGCTGTACCAACCAATCCCATCGCTCTTTCGCGCTCTGACCGAAGGCGAAGCCCCCATTAACATGATGGTGGTGTCGTTCCCCGTGGCAGATGAACTTTCCCACCACGAGAACCTGGTGTCTTTCCTGGAGACGCTCGACGGCCAGAGCCACAACATCTCACTgcccagcagcagcagcgtcCATGATG ATGCCTTGTGTACGGTGGTCTACTTTGATGACTGCGTGTCCATCCGTCAGTGTAAGCAGTACTGTGAGTCTATGGGTGGATCAAAGTACCGCTGGTTTCATAACGCCTGCTGTGAGTGCATCGGCCCTGAATGTCTGGACTATGGCAGTAAAGCCGTCAAATGCATGAACTGCCTCATCTGA
- the LOC113112600 gene encoding E3 ubiquitin-protein ligase RNF126-like isoform X1, whose translation MAEAPPRPCRFFCHRCSEEISPRLPDYICPRCESGFIEELPGEGSAENGSTSTASSDQNRPSFENVDQHLFTFPHGYGQFALGIFDEGFDFRGGLSAEDNRDAENRREREMASRQRYGARQPRGRHVPRRQGARHEGVPTLEGIIQQLVNGIIAPTAMPNMAMGPWGVLHSNPMDYAWGANGLDAIITQLLNQFENTGPPPADKEKIKNLPTVQITQEHVGAGLECPVCKEDYSAEENVRQLPCNHLFHNDCIVPWLEQHDTCPVCRKSLTGQNTATDPPGLSGMNFTPSSSSSSSSSSPSNENSTNNS comes from the exons ATGGCGGAAGCTCCCCCGCGGCCCTGCCGGTTCTTCTGTCACCGGTGTTCGGAAGAGATCAGCCCTCGGCTCCCG GATTACATCTGTCCGCGGTGTGAGTCCGGCTTCATCGAGGAGCTGCCTGGAGAGGGAAG TGCAGAGAACGGGTCCACATCCACAGCCTCTAGTGATCAGAACCGGCCCTCGTTTGAG AATGTGGACCAGCACTTGTTTACGTTCCCGCATGGTTATGGGCAGTTTGCTCTGGGGATCTTCGATGAGGGCTTCGACTTCAGGGGGGGTTTGTCAGCAGAAGATAACCGTGATGCAGAGAACCGCAGAGAGCGAGAGATGGCCTCACGACAGAGATACGGGGCCAGACAGCCACGGGGACGACACGTCCCCCGGAGACAGGGAGCACGGCATGAGGGGGTACCCACTCTAGAAGG AATCATTCAGCAGTTAGTTAATGGAATTATTGCTCCGACAGCTATGCCAAACATGGCGATGGGGCCATG GGGAGTGCTGCACTCAAACCCAATGGACTATGCATGGGGTGCCAATGGATTAGATGCCATCATAACACAG TTATTAAATCAGTTTGAAAATACGGGTCCCCCTCCGGCAGACAAAGAGAAGATTAAGAATCTCCCTACAGTCCAGATAACACAGGAGCACGTGG GTGCTGGTCTAGAGTGTCCCGTCTGTAAAGAAGACTACAGCGCAGAAGAGAACGTTAGACAACTTCCTTGCAATCATCTCTTTCATAACGACTGTATAGTTCCCTGGCTCGAGCAG CATGACACGTGTCCGGTGTGCAGGAAGAGTTTGACTGGGCAGAACACAGCCACAGATCCGCCCGGCCTGTCAGGGATGAATTTCaccccttcctcctcctcctcttcctcctccagctCTCCAAGCAACGAGAATTCCACCAATAACTCGTAA
- the LOC113112600 gene encoding E3 ubiquitin-protein ligase RNF126-like isoform X2, translated as MKRCAENGSTSTASSDQNRPSFENVDQHLFTFPHGYGQFALGIFDEGFDFRGGLSAEDNRDAENRREREMASRQRYGARQPRGRHVPRRQGARHEGVPTLEGIIQQLVNGIIAPTAMPNMAMGPWGVLHSNPMDYAWGANGLDAIITQLLNQFENTGPPPADKEKIKNLPTVQITQEHVGAGLECPVCKEDYSAEENVRQLPCNHLFHNDCIVPWLEQHDTCPVCRKSLTGQNTATDPPGLSGMNFTPSSSSSSSSSSPSNENSTNNS; from the exons ATGAAACGATG TGCAGAGAACGGGTCCACATCCACAGCCTCTAGTGATCAGAACCGGCCCTCGTTTGAG AATGTGGACCAGCACTTGTTTACGTTCCCGCATGGTTATGGGCAGTTTGCTCTGGGGATCTTCGATGAGGGCTTCGACTTCAGGGGGGGTTTGTCAGCAGAAGATAACCGTGATGCAGAGAACCGCAGAGAGCGAGAGATGGCCTCACGACAGAGATACGGGGCCAGACAGCCACGGGGACGACACGTCCCCCGGAGACAGGGAGCACGGCATGAGGGGGTACCCACTCTAGAAGG AATCATTCAGCAGTTAGTTAATGGAATTATTGCTCCGACAGCTATGCCAAACATGGCGATGGGGCCATG GGGAGTGCTGCACTCAAACCCAATGGACTATGCATGGGGTGCCAATGGATTAGATGCCATCATAACACAG TTATTAAATCAGTTTGAAAATACGGGTCCCCCTCCGGCAGACAAAGAGAAGATTAAGAATCTCCCTACAGTCCAGATAACACAGGAGCACGTGG GTGCTGGTCTAGAGTGTCCCGTCTGTAAAGAAGACTACAGCGCAGAAGAGAACGTTAGACAACTTCCTTGCAATCATCTCTTTCATAACGACTGTATAGTTCCCTGGCTCGAGCAG CATGACACGTGTCCGGTGTGCAGGAAGAGTTTGACTGGGCAGAACACAGCCACAGATCCGCCCGGCCTGTCAGGGATGAATTTCaccccttcctcctcctcctcttcctcctccagctCTCCAAGCAACGAGAATTCCACCAATAACTCGTAA